The Mercurialis annua linkage group LG8, ddMerAnnu1.2, whole genome shotgun sequence genome window below encodes:
- the LOC126659791 gene encoding single-stranded DNA-binding protein, mitochondrial translates to MSSIAVKLAKFLRLSSSSTPATYYPVAGLQRSFRSLYSTGSVNGENDGGDDNVLDEEFDDFLGEKPDLRLQSVDPRKGWGYRGVHRAIICGKVGQAPVQKILRNGRTVTIFTVGTGGMFDQRIVGAKDLPKPAQWHRVAVHNETLGAYAVQQLAKDSSVYVEGDIETRVYNDSISGEVKNIPEICIRRDGKIRLVTSGKKVADISFDDLREGLFS, encoded by the exons ATGAGTTCAATTGCTGTCAAACTCGCCAAGTTCTTGAGACTCTCTTCTTCCTCTACACCAGCTACATATTATCCAG TGGCGGGTTTGCAGAGAAGCTTTAGGTCATTGTATTCAACTGGGTCGGTTAACGGAGAGAATGATGGCGGAGATGATAATGTACTAGATGAAGAGTTTGATGATTTTCTTGGTGAAAAACCCGATTTACGACTTCAAAGTGTTGATCCTAGGAAAGGTTGGGGATATCGCGGCGTCCACAGG GCGATCATCTGTGGAAAAGTTGGCCAAGCTCCTGTACAGAAAATTTTGAGGAATGGCAGAACTGTAACTATTTTCACTGTTGGAACGGGGGGCATGTTTGACCAAAGAATTGTGGGAGCAAAAGATTTGCCAAAACCTGCTCAATGGCATCGAGTTGCTGTACATAATGAGACACTTGGAGCTTATGCTGTTCAACAACTTGCCAAAGA CTCTTCTGTTTATGTTGAGGGCGATATTGAAACTAGAGTTTACAATGATAGTATAAGCGGCGAAGTTAAAAATATTCCAGAAATATGCATTCGTCGTGATG GGAAGATTCGCCTTGTAACAAGCGGGAAAAAAGTCGCTGATATTTCATTTGATGATCTCC GAGAGGGGTTATTTAGCTGA